Genomic segment of Geminocystis herdmanii PCC 6308:
ATTGCCAACAATATTTCTGTAGGTTTTTATCTTATCATCTAGCTTCAAACGATCAAGCAGTGCGACTGAAGAGCGATCGCACTTTGATTATTGACCAAAAAAATTCGATTTTCCTTGACTTTTTTCTTTTTTTTGGTAATAATAGAAAATATAAAGATCATAATGGGAATCTTACCGTCTATCTACAAAAATGTCAATATTCCCATTATCATATATTTTATCAAAAAGTCAATAAGTTGTCAAGGGATTTTCTCGATTTTTTTAATTTTTTTTCAAAGTGATTATTCCATAACAAAGAAGAATAAAGGAGATCGATCGTTTACGATACAATTCAGAGAATATAGAAAAACATACATTAAATTATAGAATCTTTGAATAATGGTAGATTTAACCCCTAACTCTAGTTTTAGTTTAACCGTTCGTTTAGAATTAATCAATCGTGCGGGTACATTGGCAAAAGTAACCAAAGCCATTGCCGATGTTGGCGGTAGTCTAGGTCAAGTATCCCTCATTGAACGTAATTTGAAAACCATTAAAAGAGAGTTACAAATTGACGCATCTAGTACCGAACACGCTGAAAAAATTGTCAATGCTATTAAATCCGTAGCTGAGGTGCAAATTCTCCATGTAAGCGATCGAACTTTCGATATTCATAGGGGAGGCAAAATTCGCATCCAAAATCGTATTAACATCACTTCTTCCTCCGATTTAGCTATGGCTTATACTCCGGGGGTAGGGCGCATTTGTAAGGCTATCCACGAAGAACCCGAAAAAGTATTTTCCTTGACAATCAAAAGTAATAGTGTGGCGATCGTTACCGATGGTAGTGCCGTCTTAGGCTTAGGAAACTTGGGTGCGGAAGCCTCTTTACCAGTGATGGAGGGCAAATCGATGTTATTCAAAGAATTTGCTGACATTGACGCATTTCCCATTTGTTTAGCAACTCAGGATGTGGAAGAAATCATTAAAACTGTGAAAAATATTTCCCCTGTATTTGGCGGGGTTAACCTTGAGGATATTGCCGCCCCCCGTTGTTTTGAAATCGAGAAAAGATTACAAGAGGAGTTAGATATTCCTATTTTTCATGATGATCAACATGGTACTGCGATCGTAACCGTAGCGGCTTTAATCAATGCTTTGAAATTGGTTAAAAAAGAAATGGAAACCATCCGAGTAGTGATTAATGGTGCTGGGGCGGCAGGAATTGCCATCGCTAATTTACTCAATAAAGCCCATTGTACTAATATTACTCTTTGTGATTCTAAAGGTATCATAAGTCTCGATCGAGCCAATTTAACTCCAGAAAAACAATTTTTTGCCGTAGAAAAAAGCGGATTATTAGCGGATGCCTTAGTGGATGCCGATGTTTTTATTGGAGTGAGTGCCCCGAAAGTAGTTACCCCTGAAATGGTTAAAACTATGGCAAAAGAGCCAATTATCTTCGCTATGGCTAACCCCATCCCCGAAATTCAACCCGAATTAATCCAAGACATTGCCGCCGTAATTGCCACAGGAAGAAGCGATTATCCCAACCAAATTAATAATGTTTTAGCCTTCCCCGGCTTATTCCGAGGTGCATTAGATTGTCGTGCTACTTCCTTAACGACAGAAAT
This window contains:
- a CDS encoding NAD-dependent malic enzyme, with protein sequence MVDLTPNSSFSLTVRLELINRAGTLAKVTKAIADVGGSLGQVSLIERNLKTIKRELQIDASSTEHAEKIVNAIKSVAEVQILHVSDRTFDIHRGGKIRIQNRINITSSSDLAMAYTPGVGRICKAIHEEPEKVFSLTIKSNSVAIVTDGSAVLGLGNLGAEASLPVMEGKSMLFKEFADIDAFPICLATQDVEEIIKTVKNISPVFGGVNLEDIAAPRCFEIEKRLQEELDIPIFHDDQHGTAIVTVAALINALKLVKKEMETIRVVINGAGAAGIAIANLLNKAHCTNITLCDSKGIISLDRANLTPEKQFFAVEKSGLLADALVDADVFIGVSAPKVVTPEMVKTMAKEPIIFAMANPIPEIQPELIQDIAAVIATGRSDYPNQINNVLAFPGLFRGALDCRATSLTTEMYLQAARAIASLVSPNVLDKEHIVPSVFDNRVATTVSAAVQQAAREAGVARL